A portion of the Luxibacter massiliensis genome contains these proteins:
- a CDS encoding glutamate synthase-related protein produces MAKYKCGICGFIYDEEKEDVPFSELTACPVCRQPVRVFHKEDDPAEGSGHEIPSVEKESSLLSYPAEFYRRDDSCRYMEEIHQMAVSGKSIIEAMGTKMPMPGWDDILILGAQLNPPPLDEHAPVNIQTVIGKKAEKPMVLEGPAYISHMSFGALSRETKIALAKGAALAGTAMCSGEGGILPEEMESSHKYIFEYVPNKYSVTPENLQNADAIEIKIGQGTKPGMGGHLPGEKVTSEIAAVRNKPLGKDIISPSKFEEIRSKEDLKDLVSQLRAGSGGRPIGIKIAAGKIEKDLEYCVFAEPDFITIDGRGGATGASPRLVRDATSIPTIYALCRARKYLREVGADDISLVITGGLRVSSDFAKAIAMGADAVAVASAGLIAAACQQFRICGSGNCPVGVATQNPELRERLKIDAASQRVGNFLNCSFEELRTFARITGHEDIHELGYEDLCTTSREISEYTDIPHA; encoded by the coding sequence ATGGCGAAGTATAAATGCGGTATTTGTGGCTTTATTTATGATGAAGAGAAAGAGGATGTCCCTTTTTCTGAGCTTACAGCCTGTCCAGTGTGCAGGCAGCCCGTAAGGGTATTCCATAAGGAAGATGATCCGGCAGAGGGCAGCGGACATGAAATTCCTTCAGTGGAAAAGGAAAGCAGCCTATTATCATATCCGGCTGAGTTTTACAGACGGGATGATTCCTGCCGCTATATGGAAGAGATTCATCAGATGGCTGTGAGTGGAAAATCCATTATCGAGGCTATGGGAACGAAAATGCCGATGCCGGGTTGGGATGATATTTTGATTCTGGGCGCTCAGTTAAATCCTCCGCCCTTAGATGAACATGCCCCTGTAAATATACAGACAGTGATAGGGAAAAAGGCAGAAAAACCTATGGTTCTTGAGGGGCCTGCCTATATTTCACACATGTCTTTCGGGGCTCTTTCGAGAGAGACTAAAATTGCCCTGGCGAAAGGCGCTGCCCTGGCAGGGACTGCGATGTGCAGCGGGGAGGGAGGTATTCTGCCGGAAGAGATGGAATCTTCCCATAAGTACATATTTGAATATGTTCCTAATAAATATAGCGTAACACCGGAGAACCTGCAGAATGCCGATGCCATAGAAATAAAGATTGGCCAGGGGACCAAACCTGGGATGGGGGGACACCTTCCCGGGGAGAAGGTGACGTCAGAAATTGCGGCGGTCAGGAATAAGCCGCTGGGAAAGGATATTATTAGTCCCTCTAAATTTGAGGAGATACGCAGTAAAGAAGATCTGAAAGATTTAGTTTCACAGCTCAGGGCAGGGTCAGGGGGCCGTCCTATAGGAATCAAAATTGCAGCAGGGAAGATAGAAAAGGATTTGGAATATTGTGTCTTTGCAGAGCCTGATTTTATCACCATTGATGGGCGTGGAGGAGCTACAGGGGCAAGTCCCCGCTTAGTGAGGGATGCTACTAGTATACCTACCATATATGCATTATGCAGGGCAAGAAAGTATTTAAGAGAAGTTGGGGCGGATGATATCAGCTTGGTTATTACAGGCGGACTTAGAGTATCTTCTGATTTTGCCAAAGCAATTGCTATGGGAGCAGACGCTGTAGCAGTAGCTTCAGCAGGCCTTATCGCTGCTGCATGCCAGCAATTCCGTATATGCGGCAGTGGGAATTGTCCTGTGGGGGTTGCAACACAGAATCCCGAACTGAGAGAAAGGCTGAAGATTGATGCCGCATCGCAGCGCGTAGGGAACTTTTTGAACTGTAGTTTTGAAGAGCTTAGGACATTTGCAAGAATTACGGGACATGAAGATATACATGAATTGGGATATGAGGATCTATGTACAACTAGCAGGGAGATCTCTGAATATACAGATATTCCCCACGCGTAA
- a CDS encoding 3'-5' exonuclease: MLKSYIAFDLETTGLNPEQNEIIEIGALKVREGKVAERFMEFIRPTGQISPEVEELTGITNEMVEGAGTRSEIIPRFIEFCGEDILIGHNISFDYSFMKISALAEGLQFEKSGIDTLRIARKVHKNMESKSLGSLCSYYQIENQSAHRAYHDALATAKLYQTLAHYFEPREPRLFCPMQLNYKQKKSAPATQKQIQFLQKLIRGQKLDLEWEPGKITRSEASKMIDDLLNGHIAR, translated from the coding sequence ATGTTAAAATCTTATATTGCGTTTGATTTGGAGACCACCGGTCTAAATCCGGAACAAAATGAAATCATTGAGATTGGGGCCCTGAAGGTAAGGGAAGGAAAAGTTGCAGAGCGGTTTATGGAGTTTATCAGGCCCACTGGGCAGATTTCGCCTGAAGTGGAGGAACTGACCGGCATTACCAACGAGATGGTTGAAGGTGCAGGGACAAGGAGTGAAATTATACCAAGATTCATTGAATTTTGTGGGGAAGATATCTTGATAGGCCATAACATATCCTTTGATTACAGCTTTATGAAGATAAGTGCACTGGCAGAAGGACTGCAGTTTGAAAAGTCTGGAATTGACACACTTAGAATTGCCCGCAAAGTACATAAAAATATGGAATCTAAGAGCCTGGGGAGTCTGTGCTCATATTACCAGATTGAGAATCAATCTGCCCACCGGGCATACCACGATGCTCTTGCCACGGCCAAACTTTACCAGACCCTTGCCCATTATTTTGAACCCAGGGAACCCAGGCTGTTTTGCCCTATGCAGCTCAATTATAAGCAGAAGAAGAGTGCGCCGGCCACACAGAAACAAATACAGTTTTTGCAGAAGCTGATCCGTGGGCAAAAGCTGGATCTGGAGTGGGAGCCAGGGAAAATCACCCGTAGTGAAGCATCCAAAATGATCGATGATCTATTAAATGGCCATATAGCCAGATAA
- a CDS encoding HAD family hydrolase: protein MSSQIYPPVSGLVFDMDGLLFDSERVVQRSWEWAGQKLGYEHFGSHIYHTIGFNVKRREMYFKENVSPSFPMGKFTDMTRKRYHDIIESEGLEKKPGAEEILKYASAQGYRIALATSSRREHASDMLKRQGLMEYFQGAVYGDMVSEGKPSPEIYRRACLEIQVEPRYALALEDSPAGIRSACSAGMRAIIIPDLVEPDAEILGLAWRRYDSLWDVLELLKAGEN, encoded by the coding sequence TTGAGTAGCCAGATATACCCGCCGGTATCTGGGTTGGTTTTTGATATGGATGGACTTCTCTTTGATTCAGAAAGGGTAGTACAGCGTTCCTGGGAATGGGCGGGGCAGAAGCTTGGATATGAACATTTTGGAAGCCATATTTACCATACAATTGGATTTAATGTGAAAAGGCGGGAGATGTATTTCAAAGAGAATGTCAGTCCCAGTTTCCCAATGGGAAAATTTACGGATATGACTAGAAAAAGATATCATGACATTATAGAAAGTGAAGGACTGGAAAAGAAACCCGGTGCAGAGGAAATATTAAAATATGCATCTGCCCAGGGATACAGGATTGCCCTTGCCACATCTTCGCGCAGGGAACATGCCAGTGATATGCTGAAAAGGCAGGGACTGATGGAATATTTTCAGGGCGCCGTATATGGAGATATGGTGTCAGAGGGAAAACCAAGTCCAGAAATTTACCGCAGGGCATGTCTGGAGATTCAGGTAGAACCACGTTATGCATTGGCGCTGGAGGATTCCCCGGCTGGTATCCGTTCAGCTTGTTCTGCCGGAATGCGGGCCATCATTATTCCAGATTTGGTAGAGCCTGATGCAGAAATACTGGGACTGGCCTGGCGTCGGTATGATAGTCTCTGGGATGTGTTGGAATTACTTAAAGCAGGAGAAAATTAA
- a CDS encoding xanthine phosphoribosyltransferase: MNVLEERILKDGIVKEGNVLKVDSFLNHQMDIGLFNEMGRIFKERFAEKPINKILTIEASGIGIACIAAQHFQVPVVFAKKSKSINLEGEMYVAEVESFTHKCRNHVIVAQKFLSPDDHVLIIDDFLANGCALQGLIQIVQSAGATVEGIGIAVEKGFQSGGRIIRNLGFQLESLAIIEGMDASTGEIQFSRQ; the protein is encoded by the coding sequence ATGAACGTATTAGAGGAAAGGATTTTAAAGGACGGCATTGTAAAGGAGGGGAATGTACTAAAGGTGGACAGCTTTCTCAACCACCAGATGGATATTGGACTGTTTAACGAGATGGGCCGGATATTTAAGGAGCGTTTTGCAGAAAAACCTATTAACAAAATTTTGACCATTGAGGCCTCTGGGATCGGAATTGCCTGTATTGCTGCGCAGCATTTCCAGGTGCCGGTTGTATTTGCGAAGAAATCAAAAAGCATAAACCTGGAGGGGGAGATGTATGTGGCGGAAGTCGAGTCCTTCACCCATAAGTGCAGGAATCATGTAATTGTAGCGCAGAAATTTCTTTCACCGGACGACCATGTCCTGATTATTGATGATTTCCTTGCAAATGGCTGCGCGCTTCAGGGACTCATCCAGATTGTACAGTCAGCAGGGGCGACAGTTGAGGGGATCGGAATCGCTGTTGAAAAGGGATTTCAGTCAGGGGGCAGAATTATACGGAATCTTGGGTTCCAGTTGGAATCCCTGGCCATCATAGAAGGGATGGATGCAAGTACGGGGGAGATACAATTCAGCAGGCAGTAA
- a CDS encoding YesL family protein, with amino-acid sequence MNWTDNIVTRCLSKICDLMMLNILWIVCSVPIITIGASTTALYTVTLKLVKNEEGYIARGFLAAFKENLKKSTILWCILAVLGGCIWIDSRLIVSMEGSLRTVFQSVFLLLGFVWLCVVNYAFPLTARYENTVKNTLKNALILFVARLPYTLLMAVVTAGPVILTLLNTRNLMIGLSLWLVIGVALVAWANSFILRKVFEIFQTNEN; translated from the coding sequence ATGAATTGGACTGATAATATTGTGACACGCTGCCTGAGCAAAATATGTGACCTGATGATGCTGAATATTTTGTGGATTGTCTGTTCTGTCCCTATCATTACTATTGGCGCTTCTACTACCGCACTCTATACTGTTACCCTGAAGCTGGTAAAGAATGAGGAAGGGTATATAGCCAGGGGATTTTTGGCAGCATTTAAAGAGAATCTTAAAAAAAGTACAATTTTATGGTGTATACTGGCTGTTTTAGGCGGATGTATCTGGATAGACTCCAGGCTGATAGTTTCTATGGAGGGGAGCCTCAGGACTGTATTCCAGAGTGTTTTTCTATTGCTAGGATTTGTCTGGCTATGTGTAGTAAACTATGCATTCCCCTTGACGGCCCGTTATGAGAACACCGTGAAAAATACACTGAAGAATGCATTGATTTTGTTTGTGGCCAGGCTGCCCTATACATTGCTGATGGCAGTGGTGACGGCGGGCCCTGTTATTTTGACTCTTCTCAATACGAGAAATCTGATGATTGGATTATCATTGTGGCTGGTAATCGGGGTGGCTCTTGTGGCATGGGCCAATTCTTTTATATTACGTAAAGTTTTCGAAATATTTCAAACAAACGAGAATTAG
- a CDS encoding DUF6465 family protein, whose translation MSRRTDKKKFKKQLQAAPGQNASTTAGAGQEPVINFYIQYQNTEYLSRDIIHMIRQKCLADETEDIVEKEINIYLKPEDKKAYYTYRDVKGSIDL comes from the coding sequence ATGAGCAGAAGAACAGACAAAAAAAAATTTAAAAAACAACTCCAGGCAGCACCTGGGCAAAACGCAAGCACTACAGCAGGCGCTGGCCAGGAGCCTGTAATCAATTTTTATATCCAATATCAGAATACTGAATACTTGTCCAGAGATATCATCCATATGATCCGTCAAAAGTGCCTGGCGGACGAAACAGAGGACATTGTGGAAAAAGAAATAAATATTTATCTGAAACCTGAAGATAAAAAGGCTTATTATACATATAGAGATGTAAAGGGCAGTATAGACTTATAA
- a CDS encoding glutamine synthetase III family protein, whose amino-acid sequence MGSELINVAEIFGENVFNDTVMQERLPKKIYKNLKKTIEEGKELDLETADVIAHEMKEWAIEKGATHYTHWFQPLTGVTAEKHDSFISAPLPSGKVLMSFSGKELIKGEPDASSFPSGGLRATFEARGYTAWDCTSPAFVRQDAAGATLCIPTAFCSYRGEALDQKTPLLRSMEAVNIQALRLLRLFGNTTSKKVTPSVGAEQEYFLVDAEKFRLRKDLIYTGRTLFGAMPPKGQELDDHYFGTIRQRIAAFMKDVNEELWKVGVSAKTQHNEVAPAQHELAPIYAEANIAVDHNQLIMQTLKRIAGKHGMKCLLHEKPFAGVNGSGKHNNWSLITDDGINMLEPGRTPHENTQFLLVLTCILKAVNKHADLLRESAADPGNDHRLGANEAPPAIISVFLGEQLEDVLEQLISTGEATHSLKGGKLETGVKTLPDLAKDATDRNRTSPFAFTGNKFEFRMVGSRDSVAAPNVVLNTIAAEAFSDVCDVLEEADDFDKAVHDLIKEYAVENQRIVFNGDGYSEAWVEEAKRRGLPNICSMVDAIPAMTTDKAVQLFEKFNVFTRTELESRAEIQYESYAKAINIEARTMIDMASKHIIPAIMNYTKILSDTVISVREAGADATVQSELLKEVSALLLETKQALNALIVLADEAAKKEEGAVQANFYYSEVVPAMEVLRAPVDKLEMIVDKDVWPMPSYGDLIFEV is encoded by the coding sequence ATGGGCAGTGAATTGATCAATGTAGCGGAAATTTTCGGAGAAAATGTATTTAATGATACTGTCATGCAGGAGCGTCTGCCAAAAAAAATCTACAAAAATCTGAAGAAAACTATAGAAGAGGGGAAGGAATTGGATCTTGAGACTGCAGATGTAATTGCCCATGAGATGAAGGAATGGGCAATTGAGAAGGGGGCGACCCACTATACACACTGGTTCCAACCCCTGACAGGAGTGACGGCCGAGAAGCATGATTCATTTATTTCGGCACCTCTTCCCAGCGGCAAAGTACTGATGAGCTTCTCGGGCAAGGAGCTGATTAAGGGGGAGCCAGATGCATCATCCTTTCCGTCTGGAGGCCTCCGTGCAACTTTTGAGGCAAGGGGATATACTGCATGGGACTGTACATCACCTGCTTTTGTAAGGCAGGATGCGGCGGGGGCCACACTCTGTATTCCAACAGCATTTTGTTCATATAGAGGAGAGGCGTTGGATCAGAAAACTCCTCTGCTGCGCTCTATGGAGGCAGTAAATATCCAGGCGCTTAGGCTGCTTAGGCTTTTTGGCAATACAACGTCGAAGAAGGTGACACCTTCTGTGGGGGCCGAACAAGAATATTTTCTGGTAGATGCAGAGAAGTTCAGATTGAGAAAAGACTTAATATATACGGGACGCACGTTGTTTGGCGCCATGCCGCCAAAAGGGCAGGAATTGGATGACCACTATTTTGGGACTATACGCCAGCGGATTGCGGCGTTTATGAAGGATGTCAATGAAGAGCTATGGAAAGTCGGGGTGTCAGCTAAGACGCAGCATAATGAGGTGGCGCCTGCGCAGCATGAACTGGCTCCCATTTATGCCGAGGCAAATATTGCAGTAGACCACAACCAACTGATTATGCAGACCTTAAAGCGTATTGCCGGAAAGCACGGTATGAAGTGCCTGCTTCATGAGAAACCATTTGCAGGTGTGAATGGATCAGGAAAGCACAATAATTGGTCCTTGATTACAGACGATGGCATTAATATGCTGGAGCCGGGCAGGACGCCCCACGAGAATACGCAGTTCCTGCTTGTGCTGACATGTATTCTGAAAGCAGTTAATAAGCATGCGGATTTGCTGCGTGAATCTGCCGCTGACCCGGGCAATGACCACAGGCTGGGGGCCAATGAGGCTCCGCCGGCTATTATATCTGTATTCCTGGGTGAACAGCTTGAGGATGTGCTGGAGCAGTTAATCAGCACAGGTGAGGCCACCCACAGTCTCAAAGGCGGCAAACTAGAGACAGGGGTGAAGACTCTGCCAGATCTTGCAAAGGATGCTACGGACAGGAACAGGACATCACCCTTTGCATTTACAGGAAATAAATTCGAATTCCGAATGGTGGGTTCACGGGATTCTGTAGCAGCGCCCAATGTAGTGCTCAATACTATAGCGGCAGAGGCGTTTTCCGACGTATGCGATGTTTTGGAGGAAGCAGATGATTTTGACAAGGCCGTACATGACCTGATCAAGGAATATGCTGTTGAGAACCAGAGAATTGTATTTAACGGAGACGGATACTCTGAGGCATGGGTTGAGGAGGCAAAAAGGCGTGGCCTGCCTAATATTTGCTCAATGGTTGATGCGATTCCGGCAATGACGACAGATAAGGCTGTACAGCTTTTCGAGAAATTTAATGTTTTTACAAGGACGGAGTTAGAGTCAAGGGCAGAGATCCAGTATGAATCTTATGCAAAGGCGATTAATATTGAAGCGCGTACAATGATAGACATGGCAAGTAAGCATATTATCCCTGCTATCATGAATTATACAAAAATACTGTCAGATACAGTGATCTCAGTCAGGGAGGCGGGAGCCGACGCAACCGTACAGTCAGAACTGCTAAAGGAGGTCTCCGCACTTTTGCTGGAAACGAAACAGGCGCTGAATGCACTGATAGTACTTGCTGATGAAGCGGCAAAAAAAGAGGAGGGGGCAGTCCAGGCCAATTTCTATTATTCTGAAGTTGTCCCTGCAATGGAGGTTCTGCGCGCACCGGTAGATAAGCTGGAAATGATTGTGGATAAAGATGTGTGGCCAATGCCTTCCTATGGAGACCTGATTTTTGAAGTATAA
- the fba gene encoding class II fructose-1,6-bisphosphate aldolase, whose protein sequence is MLVSAKEMLQKAKAGHYAVGQFNINNLEWTKAILTVAQECKSPVILGVSEGAGKYMAGYKTVVGMVNGMLEELNITVPVALHLDHGSYEGCMKCVEAGFSSIMFDGSHYPIEENIAKTKELVGIVKEHGMSLEAEVGSIGGEEDGVIGRGECADPKECKMIADLGIDFLAAGIGNIHGKYPENWEGLSFETLDAIQQLTGDMPLVLHGGTGIPEDMIKKAIDLGVAKINVNTECQLSFAAATRKYVESGKDLEGKGFDPRKLLKPGTDAIMETVKEKMELFGSVGKAE, encoded by the coding sequence ATGTTAGTATCAGCAAAAGAAATGCTTCAGAAAGCAAAGGCTGGCCATTATGCAGTAGGGCAGTTTAACATCAACAACCTGGAATGGACAAAGGCGATTCTGACAGTTGCCCAGGAATGTAAATCACCAGTTATTTTAGGCGTATCTGAAGGCGCAGGGAAATATATGGCAGGATATAAGACGGTTGTGGGCATGGTGAACGGTATGCTGGAAGAGCTCAATATAACAGTTCCAGTAGCTTTGCACTTGGATCACGGCAGCTACGAAGGATGCATGAAATGTGTGGAAGCAGGGTTTTCTTCCATCATGTTTGACGGGTCCCACTATCCCATCGAGGAGAATATTGCCAAAACGAAGGAGCTTGTAGGGATCGTAAAAGAGCATGGCATGTCGCTGGAGGCAGAAGTAGGATCTATTGGCGGCGAAGAGGATGGCGTTATTGGCAGAGGTGAATGTGCAGACCCCAAAGAGTGCAAGATGATTGCTGACCTGGGAATTGATTTTCTGGCAGCAGGAATTGGAAATATCCATGGGAAATATCCTGAGAATTGGGAAGGATTAAGCTTTGAAACTTTGGATGCAATCCAGCAGCTTACAGGAGATATGCCTCTGGTGCTCCACGGTGGTACAGGCATACCTGAGGACATGATCAAAAAGGCCATTGACCTGGGTGTGGCAAAGATCAATGTCAATACTGAATGCCAGCTCTCATTTGCAGCAGCAACCCGCAAATATGTTGAGTCAGGGAAGGATCTGGAAGGCAAAGGGTTTGACCCGCGTAAATTGCTTAAGCCGGGTACAGATGCTATTATGGAAACTGTAAAAGAGAAGATGGAACTTTTTGGGTCAGTTGGCAAAGCTGAATAG
- a CDS encoding PTS sugar transporter subunit IIB, protein MKKIYLICAAGLSTSMMVEKMKQAAKKEGFECAIQAVGIQMAESIVPEADCILLGPQIRFEKDNVSKIAGDVPVAVIDMKDYGRMNGAAVVKQAQELMAQAGR, encoded by the coding sequence ATGAAAAAAATATATTTAATATGTGCTGCAGGATTATCAACTAGCATGATGGTAGAAAAGATGAAGCAGGCTGCTAAAAAGGAAGGATTTGAGTGTGCAATACAGGCCGTAGGAATCCAGATGGCTGAGAGCATTGTCCCAGAGGCCGACTGTATTTTGTTGGGGCCCCAGATTCGTTTTGAAAAGGATAATGTGTCAAAAATTGCGGGAGACGTCCCTGTTGCAGTGATCGATATGAAAGATTACGGACGCATGAATGGGGCGGCGGTTGTAAAGCAGGCCCAGGAGCTGATGGCCCAGGCAGGGCGATGA
- a CDS encoding PTS lactose/cellobiose transporter subunit IIA: MENQEEYLLNIIVNSGEAKSLAFEGIQMAKKGDFDGAVKKLDEAKEMQQKAHAAQTELLVKEANGEKAPFSILLIHAQDHLMNSITFVDLAKEMVELYRRLN; the protein is encoded by the coding sequence ATGGAGAATCAAGAAGAATATTTGTTGAATATAATTGTAAATTCCGGGGAGGCAAAATCACTTGCCTTTGAAGGAATACAGATGGCAAAAAAGGGTGATTTTGACGGAGCCGTGAAAAAGCTAGATGAAGCAAAGGAAATGCAGCAAAAGGCACATGCCGCGCAGACTGAGCTGCTTGTCAAAGAGGCAAACGGGGAAAAAGCGCCCTTCAGCATCCTGCTAATCCACGCACAGGATCATTTGATGAACAGTATTACTTTTGTGGATTTGGCTAAAGAAATGGTAGAATTATACAGGAGGTTAAATTAA
- a CDS encoding glycoside hydrolase family 1 protein, with the protein METKEANKMKQEDVRSKILWGAATAAYQVEGAAFCDGKGKNSWDEYYELNDLGYDGSRAVDHYHHVAEDLKLFKEIGLKSYRFSVSWSRILPEGTGEINQKGLDFYDFIVDTLNQYGIEPYLTLYHWDLPLPLLKKGGWLNPEVIEDYLEYCRILFSHFKGRVRLWATINEPASEVIEGYIQGTHPPQEKNYGHAIQVSHHYNLASARAIKLFREMDMEGKIGIVLNPMPVDVLEETPENLEARKIAYDFLSDWYIRPALTGHYPPEMLEYCQKTYHAPVIKDTDYQLMEEYTGDYLGINYYMRRVVKAGKLDSENIEDRFSYVRVPDGEYTKWGWEIYPSGVENLLRQIYNDYGKQEIIIAENGIGFDDQMNEAGEFQDDERISYLSRHLNVIEGLSRQGIDIAAYYVWSAIDLLSWTNGYQKRYGLVGVDFETLKRSIKKSGYWYRDFIKGEISLSDMCSE; encoded by the coding sequence ATGGAAACGAAGGAGGCGAATAAAATGAAGCAGGAGGATGTCAGAAGTAAAATACTCTGGGGAGCGGCCACGGCTGCTTATCAGGTAGAGGGAGCCGCTTTCTGTGATGGAAAAGGAAAAAATTCCTGGGATGAATATTATGAATTAAATGATCTGGGTTATGATGGCTCCAGGGCGGTGGACCATTATCACCATGTGGCAGAAGATTTAAAGCTTTTTAAAGAGATTGGACTGAAGAGTTACCGTTTTTCTGTCTCATGGTCCAGGATTTTGCCAGAGGGGACAGGGGAGATCAACCAAAAAGGACTAGATTTCTATGATTTTATAGTAGATACATTGAATCAGTATGGAATAGAACCTTACCTGACCTTATATCATTGGGACCTGCCGCTGCCTCTATTGAAAAAGGGAGGGTGGCTTAACCCGGAAGTTATTGAGGATTATCTGGAGTACTGCCGTATTCTGTTTAGCCATTTTAAAGGGAGAGTCAGGCTGTGGGCTACAATTAATGAGCCAGCCTCTGAAGTAATAGAGGGATATATCCAGGGGACCCACCCCCCTCAGGAGAAAAATTATGGGCATGCCATACAGGTATCTCATCATTATAACCTGGCCAGTGCCCGCGCGATTAAGTTGTTTAGGGAAATGGATATGGAGGGGAAAATTGGAATTGTCCTCAACCCCATGCCTGTTGACGTGCTGGAGGAGACACCAGAAAACTTGGAGGCTAGAAAAATTGCTTATGATTTTCTGTCAGACTGGTACATACGTCCGGCCCTGACAGGGCACTATCCACCTGAGATGCTGGAATACTGCCAGAAAACGTACCACGCCCCTGTTATAAAAGATACAGACTACCAGCTAATGGAGGAGTATACAGGGGATTATCTCGGTATTAATTATTATATGAGGAGAGTTGTAAAGGCAGGGAAACTGGACAGTGAGAATATAGAAGACAGATTTTCCTACGTCAGGGTTCCCGATGGGGAGTACACAAAATGGGGATGGGAAATTTACCCGTCTGGAGTTGAAAATCTTCTCAGGCAAATTTATAATGATTATGGGAAGCAGGAAATTATTATTGCTGAAAATGGGATTGGATTTGACGACCAAATGAATGAAGCCGGGGAGTTCCAGGATGATGAGAGAATCTCATATTTAAGCAGGCACCTGAATGTGATTGAAGGTTTAAGCAGGCAGGGAATTGATATTGCTGCCTATTATGTATGGTCGGCTATTGACCTTTTGTCATGGACAAATGGCTATCAGAAAAGATATGGACTGGTGGGAGTTGATTTTGAGACTCTAAAACGCAGCATTAAAAAGAGCGGATATTGGTACAGGGATTTCATAAAAGGTGAAATATCCCTGTCAGATATGTGCAGTGAATAG